The Burkholderiales bacterium genomic interval CATACGACTTCATGTAATCGGTCGCCGCGATGACCGGGCCCATGCGTTTGCCGAGGCAGCTTTCGACGTAGCTGATGCGCGGTTCGCTTTCCGGATGCAGCCGGTTCCAGCGCTCGCACGCCAGGCCTTCGCGCCGCAATTCGTTGAAGCTGGTCGCGCTCCAGACATCGGCGTGCACGTCGAAATCGCTTTTCAGCAACTCGGCTGCCGCCACGACCTCGCGCAGAATCGCGCCGCTGCCGAGCAACTGCACACGCGTTCTCACGTTGCTTGCTGTTTCCGAAAACAGGTACAACCCTTTCAGGATTCCCGCTTCCGCGCCCGCAGGCAGCGCGGGCTGCGGGTAGTTTTCATTCATCACCGTGATGTAGTAGAAAACGTTTTCCTGCGCGTCGAACATGCGGCGCAGACCGTCCTGAATAATGACCGCGAGTTCGTATGCGAACGTCGGATCGTACGAAACGCAATTCGGGATCGTCGCGGCCTGCAAATGGCTGTGGCCATCCTGATGCTGCAAGCCTTCGCCATTCAGGGTTGTGCGGCCTGAAGTTCCGCCGAGCAGGAAGCCGCGCGAGCGCATATCGCCGGCCGCCCAGGCCAGATCGCCGATGCGCTGGAAGCCGAACATCGAATAAAAAATGTAGAACGGAATCATCGCGACGTTGTGCGTGCTGTACGACGTTGCCGCCGCCATCCACGATGAGAATGCGCCGGCTTCGTTGATGCCTTCCTGGAGAATCTGCCCGTTTATTTCTTCGCGGTAATACATGAGCTGGAGTTTATCCATCGGCTCGTACATCTGGCCTTCCGGCGAATAGATCGCGAGCTGGCGAAACATGCCTTCCATGCCGAAGGTGCGCGCTTCGTCGGGCACGATAGGCACGACGTATTTACCGATGGCTTTGTCGCGCACGAGAAGACTGAGGATGCGCACGAACGCCATCGTCGTTGAATTTTCGCGTTCCCCGGAATTTTTCAGCAGCGCTTCGAATGCCGATAACGGTGGCACCGGCAGTTTCGGCGCATTGGCGCGCCGGCTCGGCAAATAGCCGCCGAGAGCGGCCCGGCGTTCCTTCAGATATTTGATCTCGGGGCTGTCCTCGGGCGGCTTGTAGAACGGCGCCTGCGCGATCACATCATCGCCGACCGGAATGTTGAAGCGGTCGCGGAATGCCTTCAGCGCGGCTTCGCCCATCTTCTTGGCCTGATGCGTGATGTTCTGCCCTTCGCCGGCCTCGCCCATGCCATAACCCTTGACGGTCTTGGCGAGAATGACGGTCGGCTGACCGACATGGTGGGTCGCGGCGTAATACGCGGCGTAAATTTTGTGGGGATCGTGGCCGCCGCGATTCAAGCGCCAGATGTCCTCGTCGGTCATGTTGGCGACCATCGCCGAGAGCTCTGGATACTTGCCGAAAAAGTGCTCGCGCACGTAGGCGCCGTCGTTCGCGGCCTTGTAATTCTGGTAATCGCCGTCGACCGCTTCTTCCATGCGCTTCAGCAGAATTCCCTTCTTGTCCTTGGCCAGCAGCGGATCCCAATACGAGCCCCAGATCAGCTTGATGACATTCCAGCCGGCGCCGCGGAAATCTCCCTCGAGCTCCTGAATGATTTTGCCGTTGCCGCGCACCGGACCATCGAGCCGCTGCAAATTGCAGTTGACGACGAACACCAGGTTATCGAGCTTCTCGCGCGCGGCAACGCCGATCGCACCCTTGGATTCCGGCTCGTCCATTTCACCATCGCCCATGAACGCCCATACCTTGCGCCCCTCGGTTTGCAGAATGCCCCGGTGCTGCAGATACTTCATGAAGCGCGCTTGGTAAATCGCCATCAAGGGGCCTAACCCCATCGACACCGTCGGGAACTGCCAGAAATCCGGCATCAGCCACGGATGCGGATAGGAGGTCACGCCCTTGCCATCGACATCGCGGCGGAAATTCTTGAGCTGCTCTTCGCTGATGCGGCCTTCGAGAAATGCGCGCGCATAAACACCGGTCGCCGAATGGCCTTGAAAGAAAACCAGATCGCCGCCGTGTTCGTCGGATGGCGCATGCCAGAAATGATTGAAGCCAACGCCGAACAGCGTCCCCATCGACGCAAAGCTCGCGATATGCCCGCCGAGATCGTCGCCCTCCTTATTCGCGCGGATGACCATTGCCAGCGCATTCCAGCGCACGATCGCGCGTATGCGCTGCTCAAGCGCGTAATCGCCGGGCGCGCGTTGCTCCTGCGACGGCGGAATCGTGTTGATGTAGGCAGTGTTGGCGCTGTACGGGATGTAAGCGCCTGAACGCCGCGCCTTGTCGACCAGTGTTTCGAGGAGGAAATGCGCGCGCTCCGGACCTTCGCGTTCGAGCACGGAATCGAGTGCCGCCAGCCACTCTAAAGTTTCCTGCGGATCGGAATCGGCGTTGGCGCCGGGATTGGCGTTGGGGTCGGGAGCGACGGCTGCCATGTGCGAGGCTTGGAAGGTGAATCGTCGGGCGTGGGAGGCAAATCGTCGGCTGAGACGATTACAATCCGATTATAGCCCCGCCGCCCGGCATTACCAAAGCGCAATCGCCTCGCCAAGCGCCGATCGATTCGTATCTGTTCGTCGCAAAAAAACGACCCGAGGCAGCTCGGGTCGGGTTCGGTGCTTTCCCAAAAAGGGGTAACTATGTAACGGGGACTAAATCGATCAAGCGCAGATCGATATCGTAGCCTTCCGGGATGAGAGAGGGAGCTACAACCCCTTGTTGTTCTCCGCCTTGGCATCGAACCGCAACTTCACATACGAGCCCGGCGCGTCTTCGATCGCTTTCAGTTTGCCTTTGCCCGGGATGCGCGCCGCGACTTTCTCGCCGGCGAATTTCGAAATCCATTTCTGCCAGTCGGTCCACCACGAGCCCGGATGCTGTTCGGCCCCTGCGGTCCACTGCTCGGGATCGCTGGGCAATTCGGAATTGGTCATGTAGAAATATTTTTCCGAGACCGGCGGATTGACGACGCCGGCGATGTGGCCCGAGCCGCCGAGCACAAACTTCACGGGGCCGGAAAACAGTCCGGCGCCGGCGTAAGTCGCTTTCCATGGCGCGATGTGGTCTTCCATGGCCGACAGAAAATAAATCGGCGTCTTGACCTTGCTCATGTCGATGCCGACACCGTTCAGGCTGACGCCGTTCGGCTCTTTCAGGACGTTTTCGAGATACATCTTGCGCAAGTAAAAACTGTGCATCGTAGCCGGCATGCGCGTCGAATCGGAATTCCAGAACAGCAAGTCGAAGGGGAACGCGTCCTTGCCGAGAAGATAATTGTTGACGACGAACGACCAGATCAGATCGTTCGCGCGCAGTAAATTGAAGGTCGTCGCCATCTCTGAACCATGAAGGTAGCCTCGCTCGGCCATGCGCTTTTCGAGCGACTCGACGCTTTGCTCGTCGAGAAACACGCCGAGTTCGCCGGGTTCCTCAAAATCGATCAGGGTCGTCAACAGGGTGGCGCTGGCAATGCGCTTGTCGTTGGTTTTGTCGTCATCCGCCTGCATATAGGCCATGGCCGATGCGAGCAGCGTGCCGCCGAGACAATAGCCCACGGCGTTGATCTCGCGCTCGCCGGTTGCCTTTTCGATCGCATCGAGCGCTGCGAGCGGGCCTTCGAGCATGTAGTTCTCGAAATTCTTGTCGCGCAGTCGGGCATCCGGATTGACCCAGGAAATCACGAACACGGTGTGGCCCTGATCGACCGCCCACTTGATGAAGGAATTCTTGTCGCGCAGATCGAGGATGTAAAACTTGTTGATCCACGGCGGCATGATCAAAAGCGGTTTCTTGTAAACCTGTTTGGTGCTCGGTTCGTACTGCAGAAGCTGCATCAAGTCGTTCTGGTAGACGACCTTGCCTTTGCTTGTCGCTACATTTTTGCCGAGCTCGAAAGCTTCGGTATCTGTCATGCTGATGCGCAACTGGCCGTCGCCACGCTCCAGATCTTCGAGCAGGTTACTGAGGCCGCGCACCAGATTCTGCCCGCCGGATTCCACCGTTGCGCGCACGACTTCGGGATTGGTCATCGCAAAATTGGACGGGGACAACGCGTCGATATACTGGCGCGTGAAGAAATTGACCTTCTTCGCGGTCTGCTCGTCGAGGCCTTTGACATCAGCGACCAGCAAATTCATGTGATGCGCGGCAATCAGATACGATTGCTTGATGTAATCGAAAACGAAATTTTCCTGCCAATCGTCGTGCTTGAAGCGCTTGTCGCCCTTGGCTGGCGCGATCACGGGATTGCCCGGTTGCCCGAACATCGACATCATCGAACCCTGCCACAGGGACATGTAGTCCTGCCACATGCGCATCTGCGCCTCGGCGAGCTTGAACGGATCGCTCATGACCTTGGCAGTCAGATCGAAAAACGCCTGGGCGATGCCCATTTTATCGGCCATGCCGAGCTGGCTGCGGCCTCCAGAGGGCTGGCGCTGCATGAACTCGGCGACCAGCTTGCTGCTGCGCTGCGCGATATCAGCGAACGATTTCGACATCTCGGCCGGATCGGGCTGCATTTTGTGTTGGTCCTGTTGTGCGGTCATGTGTTTTTTCCCTTGAGGTTTGGAGCCGGCAAATCACGCCTGCGTGAATCGACAGACGCCGTCGGCGCCTTCATCGCAACGAAGCTTTTTCCGTGCCAGCAGGTAATTCAGATGCGCAATGATTTCGCCCATCGCAAAAAACCATTGATGATCGTCGAGCGCTCTCTTGAACAGGGCCGCAACCGCTTCGGCGGCGGTTCGCGGAACCGCGCAAAACGTTTCCAGTTCATCGAGGCGGCTACGGTGATGCTGTTGCAACTGGCGCAGCCGCGCGTGCAGGCCCTGGAAAACTTTACCATGGCTGGGCAGGACCAGCGTGTTTCGCGGTAGTTCCGCGAAGCGTTCCAGCGATTCGAGAAAAAGCCGCAGCGGATCGCCGTCGTGTTCGGCCGGCCACACGCTGATGTTCGGGCTAATGCGCGGCAACACCATATCTCCGGCGATGAGGACATTTTTCGCCGCGCAATACAGGCTGGCGTGCTCGGGCGCGTGCCCATGGCCGACAATAACACGCCAGACGCAGCCGCCTATATCTATCTGATCGCCATCTTTCAGCCTGCGAAAAGACGGCGGCAGGGCGCCCACGTCTCGTCGATAGGTTTCATTACGGTTGGGCAGGTTGCCGAGACGCCCATCATCCAGCCCGTGGCGGCGAAACATCGTGTTGACCGCGTCATTCGAATAATGGCTCGCGTTCTGCAGCAAGGCTTGCCCGGTCAGGTACTCCGCCGCGGTCATCCAGAACCTCGCCTGAAAGCGTTCGGTTAACCATGACGCCAAGCCGACATGATCGGGATGGAAGTGCGTGGCAATGACGGACTCGATCGGCAAGCCTTCGAGGGTGGTGTCGAAAACGCGTTGCCATAGCGCCCGTGTTTCTTCCGAACCGCGGCCGGTATCGACGACAATCCATCCTGCGCCGTCGCGCAGCAGCCAGACGTTGACGTGGTCGAGCGCCCAAGGCAATGGCATTCGCAACCAGAAAACGCCAGCCGCAACCTCGATGATGTCACCAGGCGGTGGTGGCTCCGAATGCGGATAATGCAGCGCGGTAAACGGCTTCTGGGCAGCGGCAGGCAGCACAGCGTTATTCATATCTATTTGACGTTTACGTCAAGGTTAACCAGAATAGCGCCAGTCTACAGGTTTATGTTGCAGAGCACAATGAAAACCCGTTACACCATTTCGGAGCTTGCGCGCGAATTTGATATCACGCTGCGGACCATTCGTTTTTACGAAGACCAAGGCTTGCTCACGCCGGCGCGTGAGGGCCGCAATCGTGTTTATAGCCGTCGCGACCGGGTTCGTCTGAAACTCACTTTACGCGGCAAGCGTCTGGGGTTTGCCCTGAGCGAGGTCCGCGAGCTGTTCGAGCTATACGATTCCGCTAGAAACGAGAAGCCGCAACTGATGCAATTCCTCCTCATTCTCGAACAGCGCCGCGTACAGTTGGAACGACAACGAGGGGAAATTGACGCCATGCTTGTCGAGATTCGGGCGTCGGAGAATCAATGCCGATCGATTCTTGATGAGGCGAACCAATTGGCGCCTATGGCGATGGCGACCGGCATCCGGAAATAGTGCCGCTGCCTGTCCTCGCGACGACACGGTGCTAGAAGTACAAGCGCTTGAAGCCCAACTCTTCGACCAGCCTGAAAATATCGGTATCGCTGACGATGCCTACGGGTTGATCGTCCTGTGCGACGACGATGCGGCGGATGTTCCGCTTCAGCATCTGTTCGACGCACTCGTTCAATGAAGTATCGCCGGGCAACGTGAACATCGGCTTGGTCGCGACTTCGTCGGTCCTGACTTCATGCGGCGTACGATTGGCATGGACAATGCGGCTGATGACGTCTTTTTGCGTCATGATCGCCCATTGGCCGTCCGCGCCGGGCTCGACCAGCACGCTGCTGATTTTGTTTTCGCGCATAAGCTCTACCGCCTCTTCGACCGAGGTGTCGGGCGCCACGCGGACCGGATTCGGCGTCATCACTTCGCGTATCGTCAGCGGCGCGCGCCCGGTCGCTTTCATCGTCGAATACGGATGGGCGATGCGCTCTTGTTCGCGCCGGGTACGGTCCTGCTCGATCGCATCCCGTCGTTGCGCGCGGAATGCCTTCAGGTCGAGCGAACCCTGTATCTGGGCGATCAAAGCATCGGCGAAGCCG includes:
- the aceE gene encoding pyruvate dehydrogenase (acetyl-transferring), homodimeric type; this translates as MAAVAPDPNANPGANADSDPQETLEWLAALDSVLEREGPERAHFLLETLVDKARRSGAYIPYSANTAYINTIPPSQEQRAPGDYALEQRIRAIVRWNALAMVIRANKEGDDLGGHIASFASMGTLFGVGFNHFWHAPSDEHGGDLVFFQGHSATGVYARAFLEGRISEEQLKNFRRDVDGKGVTSYPHPWLMPDFWQFPTVSMGLGPLMAIYQARFMKYLQHRGILQTEGRKVWAFMGDGEMDEPESKGAIGVAAREKLDNLVFVVNCNLQRLDGPVRGNGKIIQELEGDFRGAGWNVIKLIWGSYWDPLLAKDKKGILLKRMEEAVDGDYQNYKAANDGAYVREHFFGKYPELSAMVANMTDEDIWRLNRGGHDPHKIYAAYYAATHHVGQPTVILAKTVKGYGMGEAGEGQNITHQAKKMGEAALKAFRDRFNIPVGDDVIAQAPFYKPPEDSPEIKYLKERRAALGGYLPSRRANAPKLPVPPLSAFEALLKNSGERENSTTMAFVRILSLLVRDKAIGKYVVPIVPDEARTFGMEGMFRQLAIYSPEGQMYEPMDKLQLMYYREEINGQILQEGINEAGAFSSWMAAATSYSTHNVAMIPFYIFYSMFGFQRIGDLAWAAGDMRSRGFLLGGTSGRTTLNGEGLQHQDGHSHLQAATIPNCVSYDPTFAYELAVIIQDGLRRMFDAQENVFYYITVMNENYPQPALPAGAEAGILKGLYLFSETASNVRTRVQLLGSGAILREVVAAAELLKSDFDVHADVWSATSFNELRREGLACERWNRLHPESEPRISYVESCLGKRMGPVIAATDYMKSYADQIRLFVPKSYTVLGTDGFGRSDTREQLRKFFEVDRHYIAVAALKALADEDAIPVTRVSEAILKYGLDADKPNPLTV
- the phaC gene encoding class I poly(R)-hydroxyalkanoic acid synthase, with product MTAQQDQHKMQPDPAEMSKSFADIAQRSSKLVAEFMQRQPSGGRSQLGMADKMGIAQAFFDLTAKVMSDPFKLAEAQMRMWQDYMSLWQGSMMSMFGQPGNPVIAPAKGDKRFKHDDWQENFVFDYIKQSYLIAAHHMNLLVADVKGLDEQTAKKVNFFTRQYIDALSPSNFAMTNPEVVRATVESGGQNLVRGLSNLLEDLERGDGQLRISMTDTEAFELGKNVATSKGKVVYQNDLMQLLQYEPSTKQVYKKPLLIMPPWINKFYILDLRDKNSFIKWAVDQGHTVFVISWVNPDARLRDKNFENYMLEGPLAALDAIEKATGEREINAVGYCLGGTLLASAMAYMQADDDKTNDKRIASATLLTTLIDFEEPGELGVFLDEQSVESLEKRMAERGYLHGSEMATTFNLLRANDLIWSFVVNNYLLGKDAFPFDLLFWNSDSTRMPATMHSFYLRKMYLENVLKEPNGVSLNGVGIDMSKVKTPIYFLSAMEDHIAPWKATYAGAGLFSGPVKFVLGGSGHIAGVVNPPVSEKYFYMTNSELPSDPEQWTAGAEQHPGSWWTDWQKWISKFAGEKVAARIPGKGKLKAIEDAPGSYVKLRFDAKAENNKGL
- a CDS encoding MBL fold metallo-hydrolase — protein: MNNAVLPAAAQKPFTALHYPHSEPPPPGDIIEVAAGVFWLRMPLPWALDHVNVWLLRDGAGWIVVDTGRGSEETRALWQRVFDTTLEGLPIESVIATHFHPDHVGLASWLTERFQARFWMTAAEYLTGQALLQNASHYSNDAVNTMFRRHGLDDGRLGNLPNRNETYRRDVGALPPSFRRLKDGDQIDIGGCVWRVIVGHGHAPEHASLYCAAKNVLIAGDMVLPRISPNISVWPAEHDGDPLRLFLESLERFAELPRNTLVLPSHGKVFQGLHARLRQLQQHHRSRLDELETFCAVPRTAAEAVAALFKRALDDHQWFFAMGEIIAHLNYLLARKKLRCDEGADGVCRFTQA
- a CDS encoding MerR family DNA-binding transcriptional regulator; its protein translation is MKTRYTISELAREFDITLRTIRFYEDQGLLTPAREGRNRVYSRRDRVRLKLTLRGKRLGFALSEVRELFELYDSARNEKPQLMQFLLILEQRRVQLERQRGEIDAMLVEIRASENQCRSILDEANQLAPMAMATGIRK